From Streptomyces sp. NBC_01754, a single genomic window includes:
- a CDS encoding ornithine cyclodeaminase family protein has product MTPAGRPRPATDVVAVARLMRQALRGGAVGRMTVPMRQVVEDGSGVRFLSMPAVSADLALCVNKTATIGDGPGPTVTSVVSVFSTTTGELLGVLDGAIVTNLKCAAVTAVVTDRCAARSSTVLGIVGSGVQAWQQYLGVSAVREITHVRIHSRTPAHAEALRARVLAEGRARAVVCASAEEATSGADIVSTATTSVLPLPIAADLPEHVHINCVGAHTPWSRELPRALLASATLVVEDIGTAVAEAGEIHRTAIDLESLESGGHTGLDGRPTVFSSTGHASLDLITCARLVAADRSYGPGVTERPVDSATVTASGSAAAMDTATGIGTDTDAVGREFAAALGRLGIEMPPDLAPGVLAGYRSLRASTELLREVENMDV; this is encoded by the coding sequence ATGACCCCCGCCGGCCGGCCTCGCCCGGCAACCGACGTCGTCGCCGTGGCCCGGCTGATGCGGCAGGCCCTGCGCGGTGGCGCGGTGGGGCGGATGACCGTACCGATGCGGCAGGTCGTCGAGGACGGAAGCGGTGTCAGGTTCCTGTCCATGCCCGCCGTCTCCGCCGATCTGGCGCTCTGCGTCAACAAGACCGCCACCATCGGCGACGGGCCGGGGCCGACCGTGACGTCCGTGGTCTCCGTGTTCTCCACGACGACCGGGGAACTCCTCGGGGTGCTGGACGGCGCGATCGTCACCAACCTCAAGTGCGCCGCCGTGACGGCCGTCGTCACCGACCGCTGCGCGGCCCGCTCCAGCACCGTCCTCGGCATCGTCGGATCCGGGGTGCAGGCCTGGCAGCAGTACCTCGGTGTCTCGGCTGTTCGGGAGATCACCCACGTACGGATCCACTCCCGCACGCCCGCGCACGCCGAGGCGCTGCGCGCACGCGTCCTGGCCGAGGGCCGGGCACGGGCCGTGGTCTGCGCGTCGGCCGAGGAGGCCACCTCGGGCGCGGACATCGTCTCCACGGCGACGACGTCCGTGCTCCCGCTGCCGATCGCCGCGGACCTGCCGGAGCACGTGCACATCAACTGCGTGGGCGCGCACACCCCGTGGTCACGGGAGCTGCCGCGCGCGCTTCTGGCCTCCGCCACGCTGGTCGTCGAGGACATCGGGACCGCCGTCGCCGAGGCGGGTGAGATCCACCGTACGGCGATCGACCTGGAGTCCCTGGAGAGCGGCGGGCACACCGGGCTCGACGGCCGGCCGACCGTCTTCAGCTCCACCGGCCACGCCTCGCTGGACCTGATCACCTGCGCCCGTCTGGTGGCCGCCGATCGGTCGTACGGCCCTGGTGTGACCGAGCGCCCGGTGGACAGCGCGACCGTGACCGCGTCCGGGTCCGCTGCCGCGATGGACACCGCCACCGGTATCGGCACCGACACCGATGCCGTGGGCCGGGAGTTCGCCGCCGCCCTCGGACGGCTCGGCATCGAGATGCCGCCGGACCTGGCCCCCGGAGTGCTGGCCGGATACCGCTCGCTACGGGCGTCGACGGAGTTGCTGCGCGAAGTGGAGAACATGGATGTCTGA
- a CDS encoding aminotransferase class I/II-fold pyridoxal phosphate-dependent enzyme produces MSEDVTGPHRHRNNAKSVPAAEAAWGLSRDHGMLGLVVDAAEGQNRLRDIRTGHEFANLSSCSYLGLNSHPTVVEAGRAALAEERITGLSMGEFRIRLGITERLEEELAEHFGTHVLPSVSCGALSAAILPLLASGHLTGSDPLVVVLDRFAHFSMNFLKPVLADETLVLTCPHNDMRYLEDVCKRYPRVAYVGEGVYSTGGLADLEGIKDLQDRYGMFVYLDDSHAVSAVGERGEGYARTVFDVLGPRTIVVASIAKAFGSTGGIAMVGDRAILELLYRSGPMAWSQGMRTAAVGTTLGALEVHRSPEFGRRRRQLDRNVELFDERMRGHELRGTGSHIKFVTVGDNDRAVRLSTELYRRGYYCSAMFFPIVARGRAGVRMMLRGDMPTELTERFADDLLDVLGRLG; encoded by the coding sequence ATGAGCGAGGACGTCACGGGCCCGCACCGCCACCGCAACAACGCCAAGTCGGTCCCGGCCGCCGAGGCCGCGTGGGGCCTGTCCCGGGACCACGGGATGCTCGGCCTGGTGGTCGACGCGGCCGAAGGCCAGAACCGGCTGCGTGACATCCGGACCGGGCACGAGTTCGCCAATCTGTCGTCCTGCTCGTACCTGGGGCTCAACAGCCACCCCACGGTCGTCGAGGCGGGGCGCGCGGCACTGGCCGAGGAGCGGATCACCGGACTGTCCATGGGCGAGTTCCGCATCCGTCTGGGGATCACGGAGCGGCTGGAGGAGGAGCTTGCCGAGCACTTCGGCACCCATGTCCTGCCGTCGGTGTCCTGCGGCGCGCTGAGCGCGGCGATCCTGCCTCTGCTGGCCTCCGGCCATCTGACCGGCTCCGATCCGCTCGTGGTGGTCCTCGACCGGTTCGCGCACTTCTCCATGAACTTCCTCAAGCCGGTCCTCGCCGACGAGACGCTGGTGCTGACCTGCCCCCACAACGACATGCGGTACCTGGAGGACGTCTGCAAGCGGTACCCGAGGGTGGCCTACGTCGGCGAAGGCGTCTACTCGACCGGCGGGCTGGCCGACCTGGAGGGGATCAAGGACCTCCAGGACCGCTACGGCATGTTCGTCTACCTCGACGACTCGCACGCGGTGTCGGCGGTGGGCGAACGCGGCGAGGGCTACGCGCGCACGGTGTTCGACGTCCTCGGCCCCCGCACGATCGTCGTCGCCTCGATCGCCAAGGCGTTCGGCAGCACGGGCGGCATCGCCATGGTCGGTGACCGCGCGATCCTCGAACTCCTCTACCGGTCCGGGCCGATGGCCTGGTCGCAGGGGATGCGGACCGCCGCGGTCGGCACGACCCTGGGCGCCCTGGAGGTGCACCGGAGCCCGGAGTTCGGCCGACGCCGCCGCCAACTCGACCGGAACGTCGAGCTGTTCGACGAGCGGATGCGCGGACACGAACTGCGGGGCACCGGATCACACATCAAGTTCGTGACCGTCGGCGACAACGACCGTGCGGTGCGGCTGTCGACCGAGCTCTACCGGCGTGGCTACTACTGCTCCGCGATGTTCTTCCCGATCGTGGCGCGGGGCCGGGCGGGCGTACGGATGATGCTGCGGGGCGACATGCCGACCGAGCTGACCGAGCGGTTCGCGGACGACCTGCTGGACGTGCTGGGGAGGCTCGGATGA
- a CDS encoding alpha/beta hydrolase — translation MTSTPTGVPVMSRSDRVELEELLTALSADDWPADIDEARVFYDSWGTPIADDIVVEVRDGGYLLTPPDVEGSRTGLFLHGGGYVYGSLRSHGAMVSEIGRAARCRMFFVDYRRAPEHPYPAALDDAVAAHRSLLAEGVAPCDVVFAGDSAGGGLVLATLLRLRDEGLPLPAAAACVSPWTDLAGTGESHHALADEDPMLSEDVVALVTGSYLAGTAPTVPYASPLYGDLAGLPPVLVQVGSREVLLSDAERFVAGLRRAGSTGVLEVWPGMVHVWHLHHARLAKAREAVTRLGDWLRSQAAGAR, via the coding sequence ATGACGTCCACCCCAACCGGTGTACCGGTCATGTCCAGGAGCGACCGGGTGGAGCTCGAGGAGCTCCTGACGGCGCTCTCGGCGGACGACTGGCCCGCGGACATCGACGAGGCCCGGGTGTTCTACGACTCCTGGGGCACGCCGATCGCCGACGACATCGTGGTCGAGGTGCGCGACGGCGGGTATCTGCTGACCCCGCCGGACGTGGAGGGCTCCCGGACCGGGCTGTTCCTCCATGGCGGCGGCTACGTCTACGGATCGCTGCGCAGCCACGGCGCGATGGTGTCGGAGATCGGCAGGGCCGCCCGTTGCCGGATGTTCTTCGTGGACTACCGGCGGGCCCCCGAGCACCCCTACCCGGCTGCGCTCGACGACGCGGTGGCCGCCCACCGGAGCCTCCTCGCCGAGGGGGTCGCCCCCTGCGACGTGGTCTTCGCGGGCGACTCGGCGGGCGGCGGCCTGGTGCTCGCGACGCTGCTCCGGCTCCGCGACGAGGGTCTGCCGCTGCCGGCCGCGGCGGCGTGCGTGTCACCGTGGACCGACCTCGCCGGCACCGGGGAGAGCCATCACGCGCTGGCGGACGAGGACCCCATGCTCAGCGAGGACGTCGTGGCCCTGGTCACCGGGTCGTACCTGGCGGGAACCGCGCCGACCGTCCCGTACGCGTCCCCGCTGTACGGAGATCTCGCCGGTCTGCCGCCGGTGCTCGTCCAGGTGGGCAGCCGCGAGGTCCTGCTCAGTGACGCGGAACGGTTCGTGGCCGGACTCCGCCGTGCCGGGTCCACCGGCGTGCTGGAGGTCTGGCCCGGAATGGTGCACGTGTGGCATCTGCACCACGCCCGGCTGGCCAAGGCCCGCGAGGCCGTCACCCGGCTCGGGGACTGGCTCCGCTCCCAGGCGGCGGGCGCCCGATGA